From Megalops cyprinoides isolate fMegCyp1 chromosome 18, fMegCyp1.pri, whole genome shotgun sequence, one genomic window encodes:
- the LOC118793553 gene encoding prostaglandin D2 receptor 2, whose protein sequence is MNLSNLSSPLLCPALQHMFGNHSLNSNTRANMAVVSVHGLFSALGIAENALILWVVGLRVRKTVAAVWVVNLALSDFLATLTLPLFTYYLSVGHSWNLGESLCVTQSAIFFLNMFFSAFLLAAISLDRCLLVVQPIWSKNHRSVATAWRVCGLGWLWAVANALPYALFRSVTTKPDGRNLCYHNFARYSSADSLKHDCWMRQNTTALSKFLLAFLLPLGVIAISYTSLTLKLRQRQRQREFQAFATASRGRLALSSRRFSRMVVAVIAVFILCWSPYHVVCLMEVAYQRSSDGMQTVAVALPVATTLSFLNAVLNPILYTFSCPHFCVKIRESLGALLEGLLEEADGELLQCHCTPQDSTTDGGRTNG, encoded by the coding sequence ATGAATCTCTCcaacctctcctctcccctcctgtgCCCCGCGCTGCAGCACATGTTTGGGAACCACTCCCTGAACAGCAACACCAGGGCCAACATGGCGGTGGTGTCGGTGCACGGGCTGTTCTCGGCCCTCGGCATCGCGGAGAACGCCCTCATCCTGTGGGTGGTGGGACTGCGCGTCCGCAAGACGGTGGCGGCCGTGTGGGTGGTGAACCTGGCGCTGTCCGACTTCCTGGCCACGCTGACGCTGCCCCTCTTCACCTATTACTTGTCCGTGGGCCACAGCTGGAACCTGGGCGAGTCACTGTGCGTGACCCAGTCCGCCATCTTCTTCCTCAACATGTTCTTCAGCGCCTTCCTGCTGGCCGCCATCAGCCTGGACCGCTGTCTGCTCGTGGTCCAGCCCATCTGGAGCAAGAACCACCGCTCGGTGGCCACCGCCTGGAGGGTGTGCGGCCTGGGCTGGCTGTGGGCCGTGGCCAACGCCCTGCCCTACGCCCTCTTCCGCTCCGTCACCACCAAGCCGGACGGGCGCAACCTGTGCTACCACAACTTCGCCCGCTACTCCTCCGCTGACAGCCTGAAGCACGACTGCTGGATGCGGCAGAACACCACGGCGCTGTCCAAGTTCCTGCTGGCGTTTCTCCTCCCGCTCGGCGTCATCGCCATCAGCTACACCTCCCTCACCCTCAAgctgaggcagaggcagaggcagcgTGAGTTTCAGGCCTTCGCCaccgccagcagggggcgcctgGCCCTCTCCTCCCGCAGGTTCTCCCGGATGGTGGTGGCGGTGATCGCCGTCTTCATCCTCTGCTGGTCGCCCTACCACGTGGTGTGCCTGATGGAGGTGGCCTACCAGCGCAGCTCCGACGGCATGCAGACGGTGGCGGTGGCGCTGCCCGTGGCCACCACGCTCTCCTTCCTGAACGCCGTCCTCAACCCTATCCTCTACACCTTCAGCTGCCCCCACTTCTGCGTGAAGATCCGCGAGAGCCTGGGGGCGCTGCTGGAGGGTCTGCTTGAGGAGGCCGACGGAGAGCTGCTACAGTGTCACTGCACCCCTCAGGACAGCACAACAGACGGAGGGAGGACCAACGGCTAG